One part of the Corallococcus soli genome encodes these proteins:
- a CDS encoding gluconeogenesis factor YvcK family protein, whose amino-acid sequence MDVDAPFAEAWSQDDARKQQNGERNELLQAPKTRPTRIVAMGGGTGLPMVLRGLARRASPKPGQPGVDITAVVAMSDDGGSSGRLRRLHGALPPGDIRNCLVALAGGKSALKDVFQYRFGGAKGLAGHAVGNLLIAALAELKGDFLEAVRLSGELLGAQGQVLPSTLASVQLVAQMHDDTEVVGERNICRAHGRVRRVSLSPRSPPPVDGLLEAIYSADLIAIGPGSLYSSVLPNLLVDGVAQALKETRALKVMVANLMTQPGETDGMNCLDHVQAVIEHVGPVLDAVLVNGRQPTEESIQRYARKGSFVVTAETRELLSSGVIPVQADLLKDGSKIRHDSRKVAACLLKMARSGL is encoded by the coding sequence ATGGATGTGGATGCGCCGTTCGCGGAAGCCTGGAGCCAGGACGACGCGCGCAAGCAGCAGAACGGCGAGCGCAATGAGTTGCTGCAGGCCCCGAAGACCCGCCCGACGCGCATCGTCGCCATGGGCGGCGGAACGGGGCTCCCCATGGTGCTGCGCGGGCTGGCCCGCCGCGCGTCGCCCAAGCCCGGCCAGCCCGGCGTGGACATCACCGCCGTCGTGGCGATGAGCGACGACGGCGGCAGCTCCGGCCGCCTGCGCCGGCTGCACGGCGCGCTGCCCCCGGGCGACATCCGCAACTGCCTGGTGGCGCTCGCGGGTGGCAAGAGCGCGCTGAAGGACGTCTTCCAGTACCGCTTCGGCGGCGCGAAGGGCCTCGCCGGCCACGCGGTGGGCAACCTGCTCATCGCGGCGCTCGCGGAGCTGAAGGGCGACTTCCTGGAGGCGGTGCGGCTGTCCGGGGAGCTGCTCGGCGCGCAGGGCCAGGTGCTGCCCAGCACGCTCGCGTCGGTGCAGTTGGTCGCGCAGATGCACGACGACACGGAGGTCGTGGGCGAGCGCAACATCTGCCGTGCCCACGGCCGCGTGCGCCGGGTGTCCCTGAGCCCCCGCTCGCCGCCCCCGGTGGACGGCCTGCTGGAGGCCATCTACTCGGCGGACCTCATCGCCATCGGGCCGGGCTCGCTGTACTCGAGCGTGCTGCCCAACCTGCTGGTGGACGGCGTGGCCCAGGCGCTCAAGGAGACGCGCGCGCTGAAGGTCATGGTGGCCAACCTGATGACCCAGCCGGGTGAGACGGACGGCATGAACTGCCTGGACCACGTGCAGGCCGTGATCGAGCATGTGGGGCCGGTGCTGGACGCGGTGCTGGTCAACGGCCGTCAGCCCACCGAGGAGTCCATCCAGCGCTATGCGCGCAAGGGCTCGTTCGTCGTGACGGCGGAGACGCGGGAGCTGTTGTCGTCGGGCGTCATCCCGGTGCAGGCGGACCTGCTCAAGGATGGGTCCAAGATCCGACACGACAGCCGCAAGGTCGCCGCCTGCCTGCTGAAGATGGCCCGCAGCGGCTTGTAG
- a CDS encoding GNAT family N-acetyltransferase produces MEARNLRADPRVVEVNDRAAFMSLEAEWNQLVETTSDELFYRHEFLRLWLDNFAAGSRMRVLLLRGPDGELSAALPLVEERTSMYGMPVRQLTSAANAHSCRFDLLARDPELAADAFLTHLKETGGWDVLRLTDIPDGGVGFCLLDEAKRRGLPVGAWESLQSPYVPLPAKKEAYFASLPSKFKANCRRRRRKLEEKGKVTFECVSGGLDLEGSLEEGLLLEQSGWKGQRGTAMAQDGRTRGFYTELARDAAYRGRLALYFLRLDGRAVAFQYGLEYGKRYFLLKPGYDESLKECSPGQLLTEEVLGACLDKGLTEFDFLGPDMVWKRDWTDKVRKHTWLYVFNDTAFGRALCSAKFRWVPAAKEAVARWKR; encoded by the coding sequence ATGGAAGCCAGAAACCTCCGTGCCGACCCGCGCGTCGTGGAAGTCAACGACCGGGCGGCCTTCATGTCCCTGGAAGCCGAGTGGAACCAGCTCGTGGAGACCACCTCCGACGAGCTGTTCTACCGGCATGAGTTCCTGCGCCTGTGGCTGGACAACTTCGCCGCGGGCTCCCGCATGCGGGTGTTGCTGCTGCGCGGCCCGGACGGCGAGCTGAGCGCCGCGCTGCCGCTGGTGGAGGAGCGCACGTCGATGTACGGCATGCCGGTGCGGCAGCTCACGTCGGCGGCCAACGCGCACTCCTGCCGCTTCGACCTGCTGGCGAGGGATCCGGAGCTCGCCGCGGACGCGTTCCTCACGCACCTGAAGGAGACGGGGGGCTGGGACGTGCTGCGGCTGACGGACATCCCGGACGGCGGGGTGGGCTTCTGCCTGCTGGATGAGGCGAAGCGCCGCGGCCTGCCGGTGGGGGCGTGGGAGTCGTTGCAGTCCCCCTACGTGCCGCTGCCCGCGAAGAAGGAGGCGTACTTCGCGTCGCTGCCGTCCAAGTTCAAGGCCAACTGCCGCAGGCGCCGCCGCAAGCTGGAGGAGAAGGGGAAGGTCACCTTCGAGTGCGTGTCCGGCGGCCTGGACCTGGAGGGCTCGCTGGAGGAGGGGCTGCTGCTGGAGCAGAGCGGCTGGAAGGGCCAGCGCGGCACGGCCATGGCGCAGGACGGCAGGACGCGCGGCTTCTACACGGAGCTGGCGCGGGACGCGGCCTACCGGGGGCGCCTGGCGCTGTACTTCCTGCGCCTGGACGGGCGCGCGGTCGCGTTCCAGTACGGGCTGGAATACGGCAAGCGCTACTTCCTCTTGAAGCCCGGCTACGACGAGAGCCTGAAGGAGTGCAGCCCGGGTCAGTTGTTGACCGAAGAGGTGCTGGGGGCCTGCCTGGACAAGGGGCTCACCGAGTTCGATTTCCTGGGGCCGGACATGGTGTGGAAGCGCGACTGGACGGACAAGGTCCGCAAGCACACCTGGCTCTACGTGTTCAATGACACCGCCTTCGGTCGTGCCCTGTGCTCGGCGAAGTTCCGGTGGGTTCCGGCGGCGAAAGAGGCGGTGGCGCGATGGAAGCGGTGA